A DNA window from bacterium contains the following coding sequences:
- the gyrB gene encoding DNA topoisomerase (ATP-hydrolyzing) subunit B: MSDTLFESNVSKDYGASAIQVLKGLEAVRKRPAMYIGDVGVRGLHHLVYEVVDNSVDEAMAGHCTEIEMIVNTDGSVTVRDNGRGIPVEMHPTEKKSSLEVVMTVLHAGGKFDKDSYKVSGGLHGVGVSVVNALSEWLKVEIVREGVRYQQSYARGVPTSKVDEMGKARGRGTTVTFMPDPQMFKNNEFNFGTLLERLRELAYLNRGLRIIAEDKRDGAKETLEFKGGIAEFVKYLDENRNPLQSKPIYFATDRDGVPIEIALQYNDGYTDNIVTYVNNIHTIEGGTHLVGFKAALTRTLNNYAAKNKLFKNDKMSLSGDDVREGLTAVISVRVQEPQFEGQTKSKLGNSEVKGIVEQAVNDKLAEYFEEHPHDAKKIVEKSILAARARDAARKARDLTRRKTALESGSLPGKLADCSTKDIDKSELYIVEGDSAGGSAKQGRNREFQAILPLRGKVINVEKARLDKILANEELRTLITAIGAGIATEEDFDITRCRYGKIIIMTDADVDGQHIRTLLLTFFFRYQRPLIEHGKMFIAQPPLYGISKGKKKRYAMDEVERDAIIQKEFGGSQQGVMVQRYKGLGEMNPDQLWETTMDPDHRTLLCVTLEDAAAADHTFSMLMGDAVEPRREFIEKNAKYATAIDA, encoded by the coding sequence ATGTCCGACACACTATTCGAAAGCAATGTGAGCAAAGATTACGGTGCATCTGCAATTCAGGTGCTTAAGGGATTAGAGGCCGTGCGCAAGCGCCCCGCCATGTATATCGGCGACGTGGGCGTGCGCGGTCTGCACCATTTGGTCTATGAAGTCGTGGACAACTCGGTGGACGAGGCCATGGCCGGGCATTGCACGGAAATCGAGATGATCGTCAACACCGACGGCTCGGTGACCGTGCGCGACAACGGCCGCGGTATTCCCGTCGAGATGCACCCGACCGAAAAGAAGTCCTCGCTGGAAGTGGTGATGACCGTGCTCCACGCGGGCGGTAAGTTCGACAAGGACTCCTACAAAGTCTCGGGCGGTCTGCACGGCGTGGGCGTGTCGGTCGTGAACGCGCTCTCCGAGTGGTTGAAGGTCGAAATCGTCCGCGAAGGCGTGCGCTATCAGCAGAGCTATGCGCGCGGCGTGCCAACCTCGAAAGTGGACGAGATGGGCAAGGCGCGGGGGCGCGGCACGACGGTAACGTTCATGCCGGACCCGCAGATGTTCAAGAACAACGAGTTCAACTTCGGCACCCTGCTCGAACGGCTGCGCGAACTGGCGTACCTCAATCGCGGCCTGCGCATCATCGCCGAAGACAAGCGCGATGGCGCCAAAGAGACGCTCGAATTCAAGGGCGGCATCGCCGAATTCGTGAAGTATCTCGACGAAAATCGCAACCCGCTGCAATCGAAGCCGATCTATTTCGCCACGGACCGCGACGGCGTGCCGATTGAGATTGCGCTGCAATACAACGACGGCTATACCGACAATATCGTCACATACGTCAACAACATTCACACGATCGAGGGCGGCACGCATCTGGTCGGCTTCAAGGCCGCGCTGACGCGCACGCTCAACAACTACGCCGCCAAGAACAAGCTCTTCAAGAACGACAAGATGAGCCTGTCCGGTGACGACGTGCGTGAAGGTCTGACGGCGGTGATCTCGGTGCGTGTGCAGGAGCCGCAGTTTGAAGGTCAGACGAAATCCAAGCTCGGCAACAGCGAAGTCAAAGGCATCGTCGAGCAGGCGGTGAACGACAAGCTCGCGGAATATTTCGAGGAGCATCCGCACGACGCCAAGAAGATCGTGGAGAAGTCCATTCTGGCGGCGCGGGCCCGCGATGCGGCGCGCAAGGCGCGTGATTTAACGCGCCGCAAGACTGCGCTCGAGTCGGGTTCGCTGCCCGGCAAGCTGGCCGACTGCTCGACGAAGGACATAGACAAGTCGGAGCTCTACATTGTCGAAGGTGACTCGGCCGGTGGATCCGCCAAGCAGGGCCGCAACCGCGAGTTTCAGGCGATTCTGCCCCTGCGCGGCAAGGTCATCAACGTCGAGAAGGCGCGGCTCGACAAGATTTTGGCCAACGAGGAATTGCGCACGCTGATCACGGCCATCGGCGCGGGCATCGCGACCGAGGAGGATTTCGACATCACGCGCTGCCGCTACGGCAAGATCATCATCATGACCGACGCCGACGTGGACGGCCAGCACATTCGCACGCTGCTGTTGACGTTCTTCTTCCGCTACCAGCGGCCGTTAATTGAGCACGGCAAGATGTTCATTGCGCAGCCGCCGCTCTACGGCATTTCAAAGGGGAAGAAGAAGCGCTACGCCATGGACGAGGTTGAGCGCGACGCGATTATCCAGAAGGAATTCGGCGGTTCGCAGCAGGGCGTGATGGTGCAGCGCTATAAGGGGCTCGGTGAAATGAATCCCGATCAGCTCTGGGAAACCACGATGGATCCTGACCACCGCACGCTGCTCTGCGTGACGCTCGAAGACGCCGCCGCCGCCGACCACACGTTTTCGATGCTGATGGGCGACGCGGTCGAACCGCGCCGCGAGTTCATCGAGAAGAACGCGAAGTACGCGACGGCGATTGATGCGTAG